One genomic segment of Capricornis sumatraensis isolate serow.1 chromosome 6, serow.2, whole genome shotgun sequence includes these proteins:
- the LOC138080742 gene encoding putative spermatogenesis-associated protein 31C2, whose amino-acid sequence METSEREQASNGKKGKKQEQQEKWSFERPPHGRACSPPPAPCSAPKPSGSMMSLTQGDSTALALGTIQHRSSPHSPGLAWWQEAAKAWSFSTLTHLESQKESLPLSPPEASFLGDPRNRQIEAGSLAFINPDVQELLEILITKRVELKFWKEKEEEEAGYHLNSSGKRIESLGHKQDTLGHQHFRNIKGKHEQLLGPEKPRYPDTLGDCLQKTCSQLFWGLPFLHSESLVAAVTLPGSAQELCPVLFNEHSKARPFHLPAKVTSKLSLAKHLTHPVTQAQPQSLTPTMPQLQPSHLGHMETQAQPLPLTPIMPQCQPSSEVSMETQSSAQILASTMPHSQPPTWAHMKTQVLPLLQTPSMSQCQPPQPQAHVEIQDQSLPWTPNIPQFQPPPRTHMETQVESQLLAQTMPHIQVPLQAHVETQVPPLLQTPSMSQYQPPQPRTHMETWVQSQLLAQTMPQFQAPLRAHMETQVPPLLWTPSMSQCQPPQPQAHMETQVQHLRWTPNMPQFQPPVWAHMKTQAQPLPWGGRGQATMPQCPPTSKISMEVQDHQQPSTPTMPQFQPPPRAHMEIQAQPIPLNLNIPLCQPSSRAHMEIQARPQSLTPVIPLYHPRPQAQFETTVHPSASRSVQSSSSQHQIGSIETSCPTVQNKASSFSSNAIENLESHFRKKQLERERTLPSSVKNSQQVFSQVSPNLPQETRSSQANSSVSVLPGYLISPEVQEKLEHHISQRFTQQQSGLLNRIQASQKLMQPQDRYPRPCQAQGREGPSRCSAGLGKRRQDAQKMRSKCPAQIVPGRDLCHDVGQSVGKITKHLYMFSANPPVEDPRAKSESERVLSPDKKHPAVSSVLTERKGEQICEREIPVKVYHSRLAGNLVLDILGETNGPMKTESTQSSQDGKASMIPSHESLALSPYTKQELEAHTMRFRVRHRWSLLFKVLKFIFYLKLKKVQGPTLKATCESGDHSAPLTKGLGKPPQPHAGEKLITTEAVPLESPLPVPSWATKKTCGYLGGPTPGDTHKPSDVHLTGQENKPSSPAPKYNFVSRMWHSESVVETEKGGLESSPSSAMASSEPQKKTRGQASPESCSNVIVVDLDECSPSSRAQEVVEGDSAGKGTREPSVQVKSLDINMDFRRLRSPRCNKSPSLNTKSVASNTEDLLFETQFLKLESQGFTDQQDHAQGQATSVLLQDCETGVLLQDCATDTLLKDCHSNIFLAANILASQQSLPYQILSSGDKSNSSELYDATSSEGSSQGEQVDMKQQLKYKSQGKKSVPKDGREKYTRPKLRQIQKGLAERRAYQPQGMSHPGQKKESTESLKSKFRQKRQVLSESHFKERIKLLLQWIFPNKCKEPEEPLQKGKPETVSVKSQESIKSKSTMDSRAVEAQTVITAVGQILKEKMVFHHGPHATELNWYQAEFQDPIGPHYCHHRILSYQEQRRMRRDTPRYHQATPMCHSFSNKEARVEDASRRDASPSMHESDL is encoded by the exons ATGGAAACATCAGAAAG ggaacaag catcaAATGGAAAGAAGGGGAAGAAGCAGGAGCAGCAAGAGAAATGGAGCTTTGAAAG GCCCCCTCATGGGAGAGCCTGCTCTCCACCTCCAGCACCCTGCTCTGCCCCAAAACCATCAGGCTCCATGATGAGTCTCACTCAGGGTGACTCTACGGCACTCGCACTGGGCACCATCCAACACAGGTCATCTCCACActcccctggcctggcctggTGGCAGGAAGCAGCCAAAGCTTGGAGCTTCTCCACCTTGACACACTTAGAGTCCCAGAAAGAaagccttcccctctccccaccagagGCTTCATTCTTGGGAGATCCCAGAAACAGGCAGATAGAGGCTGGTAGCCTCGCTTTTATCAACCCTGATGTCCAGGAGCTGCTGGAAATACTAATCACCAAGAGAGTGGAACTTAAGttttggaaagagaaagaggaggaggaggcaggctaCCACCTGAATTCTTCAGGGAAGAGGATCGAGTCACTGGGTCACAAACAGGACACCTTGGGTCACCAACACTTCCGGAACATAAAAGGCAAACATGAACAGCTGCTTGGTCCTGAGAAGCCCCGATATCCTGACACTTTGGGGGACTGTCTACAGAAGACATGCAGCCAgctcttctggggtctcccctttCTGCACagtgagtctcttgtagctgCTGTCACACTACCTGGGTCAGCTCAAGAGTTATGCCCTGTCTTATTTAATGAACACTCTAAAGCCAGACCATTCCATCTTCCAGCTAAAGTAACTTCAAAACTGTCATTGGCCAAGCACTTGACCCACCCTGTCACCCAGGCTCAACCTCAATCCTTGACTCCAACCATGCCCCAGTTGCAGCCATCACATCTGGGTCACATGGAGACCCAGGCCCAACCCCTACCCTTGACTCCAATCATGCCACAATGTCAACCATCATCTGAAGTTTCCATGGAGACCCAGTCCAGTGCCCAAATCTTGGCTTCAACCATGCCTCACTCTCAACCACCAACTTGGGCTCACATGAAGACCCAGGTTCTACCCCTACTCCAGACTCCATCCATGTCCCAGTGTCAACCACCACAACCTCAAGCTCACGTGGAGATTCAGGACCAGTCCCTTCCTTGGACTCCAAACATACCCCAGTTTCAACCACCACCTCGAACTCACATGGAGACCCAGGTCGAATCCCAACTCTTGGCTCAAACCATGCCTCACATTCAAGTACCACTTCAGGCCCAcgtggagacccaggttccacccctACTCCAGACTCCATCCATGTCCCAGTATCAACCACCACAACCTCGAACTCAcatggagacctgggtccaatcccaaCTCCTGGCTCAAACCATGCCTCAATTTCAAGCACCACTTCGGGCTCacatggagacccaggttccacccctACTCTGGACTCCATCCATGTCCCAGTGTCAACCACCACAACCTCAGGCTCACATGGAGACCCAGGTCCAACACCTACGCTGGACTCCAAACATGCCCCAGTTTCAACCACCTGTTTGGGCTCACATGAAGACCCAGGCCCAACCCCTTCCTTGGGGAGGTAGAGGTCAGGCAACCATGCCTCAATGTCCACCAACATCTAAGATTTCCATGGAGGTCCAGGACCACCAACAACCCTCAACTCCAACCATGCCCCAGTTTCAACCACCTCCTCGGGCTCACATGGAGATCCAAGCCCAACCGATACCCTTGAATCTAAACATCCCTCTCTGTCAGCCATCTTCTCGGGCTCATATGGAGATCCAGGCCAGACCCCAATCCTTGACTCCAGTCATACCCCTATATCATCCACGACCTCAGGCTCAGTTCGAAACAACTGTCCATCCATCAGCCTCTCGCTCAGTCCAGTCATCATCATCTCAACACCAGATTGGGTCCATTGAAACATCTTGCCCTACAGTCCAAAATAAGGCATCGTCTTTCAGTTCAAATGCAATTGAAAACCTGGAAAGTCACTTTCGGAAAAAACAActagaaagagagagaactcTACCCTCTTCAGTTAAAAACTCTCAGCAAGTCTTTAGCCAGGTCAGTCCCAACCTACCCCAGGAGACCAGGTCTTCCCAGGCTAACAGCTCTGTCTCCGTCCTTCCTGGGTATTTGATCAGCCCTGAGGTGCAGGAGAAACTGGAGCACCACATTTCCCAAAGGTTCACGCAGCAACAGAGTGGCCTGTTGAACAGAATCCAAGCATCTCAGAAACTGATGCAGCCTCAGGATCGATACCCAAGGCCTTGTcaggcacagggcagggaggggccctCAAGATGCTCTGCAGGTCTAGGCAAAAGGAGACAGGATGCACAAAAGATGAGGTCCAAGTGCCCAGCACAAATCGTACCAGGGAGAGACCTGTGCCATGATGTAGGGCAGAGTGTGGGGAAGATCACTAAACATCTGTACATGTTCTCAGCCAACCCTCCAGTGGAGGATCCGAGAGCAAAATCTGAGTCAGAAAGAGTGTTGAGCCCAGACAAGAAGCATCCAGCAGTCTCAAGCGTCCttacagagaggaagggagagcaaATCTGTGAGAGAGAGATCCCTGTGAAAGTCTATCATTCGAGGCTTGCTGGCAACCTTGTTTTAGACATTCTGGGAGAGACAAATGGTCCCATGAAAACAGAAAGTACACAGTCCTCTCAGGATGGGAAAGCCTCCATGATCCCCTCCCATGAGTCTCTTGCCCTCAGTCCGTATACCAAGCAGGAGCTGGAAGCACATACAATGAGGTTTCGGGTGAGGCACAGGTGGAGCCTACTCTTCAAAGTCCTTAAGTTCATATTTTACTTGAAGCTGAAAAAGGTTCAAGGGCCCACATTGAAGGCCACCTGTGAATCTGGAGACCACTCAGCCCCATTAACCAAGGGCTTGGGAAAACCTCCTCAGCCCCACGCAGGAGAGAAACTGATAACAACAGAGGCAGTCCCACTGGAGAgtcccctccctgtcccctcatGGGCGACTAAGAAAACCTGCGGGTACCTGGGAGGACCCACACCTGGTGACACCCATAAGCCCTCAGATGTCCATCTGACTGGACAGGAAAACAAACCATCTTCTCCGGCCCCCAAATACAACTTTGTGAGCAGAATGTGGCACAGTGAGTCTGTTGTGGAAACTGAGAAAGGTGGCCTGGAGTCAAGTCCAAGTTCAGCAATGGCCAGCAGTGAGCCACAGAAGAAAACTAGGGGGCAGGCCTCCCCAGAATCTTGCTCTAATGTGATAGTTGTGGACCTCGATGAATGTTCCCCATCTTCCAGGGCCCAAGAGGTTGTGGAAGGAGACTCAGCTGGGAAGGGCACCAGGGAACCTAGTGTGCAGGTCAAATCCCTAGACATTAATATGGATTTCAGGAGATTACGGTCTCCAAGGTGCAATAAAAGCCCCTCATTGAATACAAAATCTGTTGCCTCAAATACAGAAGATCTACTCTTTGAGACACAGTTTCTTAAGCTTGAGTCTCAAGGGTTCACTGACCAGCAGGATCACGCTCAAGGCCAAGCCACCAGTGTGCTCCTTCAAGACTGTGAAACTGGTGTGCTTCTTCAAGACTGTGCCACTGATACACTTCTCAAAGACTGTCACTCAAATATATTTCTTGCTGCAAACATCTTGGCTTCTCAGCAATCTCTGCCCTATCAGATCTTATCCAGTGGAGACAAATCCAATTCCTCAGAACTCTATGATGCTACATCAAGTGAAGGGAGCAGCCAGGGGGAGCaggtggacatgaaacaacagctcAAATATAAGAGCCAAGGCAAGAAGTCTGTCCCCAAGGATGGGAGAGAGAAATACACAAGGCCCAAATTAAGACAGATTCAAAAAGGACTGGCAGAACGGAGGGCTTACCAACCCCAAGGGATGAGCCATCCTGGCCAGAAAAAAGAATCAACAGAGTCCCTAAAAAGTAAGTTTCGACAGAAGAGACAGGTTCTGTCAGAAAGCCACTTCAAAGAAAGGATTAAGCTCCTTCTGCAGTGGATTTTCCCCAATAAATGCAAAGAACCAGAAGAGCCCCTGCAAAAAGGCAAGCCTGAAACAGTCAGTGTCAAGAGCCAAGAATCAATCAAAAGCAAATCCACCATGGACAGCAGGGCTGTTGAGGCTCAGACTGTCATAACAGCTGTTGGACAGATCCTAAAAGAGAAGATGGTGTTTCACCATGGACCTCATGCCACGGAGTTAAATTGGTACCAAGCAGAATTCCAAGACCCAATAGGTCCACATTACTGCCACCACAGAATTCTCTCCTACCAAGAACAAAGGAGAATGAGGAGAGATACACCCCGTTATCACCAAGCTACCCCGATGTGCCATAGCTTTTCAAATAAGG AGGCCAGGGTGGAAGATGCCAGCAGACGGGATGCATCACCCAGCATGCATGAAAGTGACCTGTAG